From Coffea arabica cultivar ET-39 chromosome 10e, Coffea Arabica ET-39 HiFi, whole genome shotgun sequence, one genomic window encodes:
- the LOC113711736 gene encoding uncharacterized protein isoform X2, with protein MAAVFGWYGPLIDLSKAPSHVGDYVQLLVFVHKSTPVQYKLSKKGGSGSGEMVRMDVQVGDDTRRYFPVSIWQKQLGSKIVAGDIIFLQNVKVARFRDVIEVRTDHCSLIQSLVRSDELLVSKGIDEAMKDCRIGITAKNKLHKVIEWLQRAGLASHDVELNSDQSNKQMFINWKMHEEVQHKDCFSLMQLEHLPDASKATFHASVGEIFLPITWRHIPESEVEKMFISRRMYMLGDRDFIEDLLCNGCQLCGTPLSSEFGPPMKQNSFPLYCRKSQNGLHALSMIYRPFLGKILHSVKLV; from the exons ATGGCAGCAGTCTTTGGATGGTACGGACCTCTAATTGATCTCTCCAAAGCGCCTTCCCATGTCGGCGACTACGTTCAGCTTCTCGTCTTTGTTCACAAATCCACCCCTGTTCAG TATAAATTgtcaaaaaagggagggagtggGAGCGGAGAGATGGTAAGGATGGACGTACAGGTGGGTGATGACACGCGTCGATATTTTCCTGTATCTATATGGCAAAAACAATTGGGGTCCAAGATTGTTGCTGGTGATATTATTTTTCTACAGA ATGTCAAGGTTGCAAGATTTAGAGATGTTATTGAAGTAAGAACTGATCATTGCTCATTAATTCAAAGCCTGGTTCGCTCAGATGAATTGCTTGTTTCTAAAG GTATAGATGAGGCAATGAAAGATTGTCGAATTGGAATAACAGCAAAGAACAAGCTTCACAAGGTTATAGAATGGTTGCAGCGAGCTGGACTTGCAAGTCATGATGTTGAATTGAACAGCGACCAA AGTAATAAGCAAATGTTTATAAATTGGAAAATGCATGAAGAGGTACAACACAAGGACTGTTTTTCTCTTATGCAATTAGAACATCTACCTGATGCTTCCAAGGCAACCTTCCATGCTTCAGTTGGAGAAATCTTTTTGCCGATCACCTGGAGACATATCCCAGAATCTGAAGTTGAAAAGATGTTTATCAGCAGGAGAATGTATATGTTGGGTGATAGAGATTTCATAGAGGATCTTCTTTGTAATGGCTGCCAGCTATGTGGTACCCCTTTGTCTTCTGAATTTGG GCCACCCATGAAGCAAAACAGCTTCCCACTTTATTGCCGGAAAAGCCAAAATGGTCTCCATGCTTTGAGCATGATATACAGACCTTTCTTG GGAAAAATCTTGCACTCTGTCAAGCTGGTTTGA
- the LOC113711736 gene encoding uncharacterized protein isoform X1, translating to MAAVFGWYGPLIDLSKAPSHVGDYVQLLVFVHKSTPVQYKLSKKGGSGSGEMVRMDVQVGDDTRRYFPVSIWQKQLGSKIVAGDIIFLQNVKVARFRDVIEVRTDHCSLIQSLVRSDELLVSKGIDEAMKDCRIGITAKNKLHKVIEWLQRAGLASHDVELNSDQSNKQMFINWKMHEEVQHKDCFSLMQLEHLPDASKATFHASVGEIFLPITWRHIPESEVEKMFISRRMYMLGDRDFIEDLLCNGCQLCGTPLSSEFGPPMKQNSFPLYCRKSQNGLHALSMIYRPFLLYVWDDSQCLPLLVANKAAEMLFGKIPAEKVYCGYIREKHRRDISANFVYGQNLSCERTANNLNVAKSAIGNPSSSSIDGKRRLKVKQVFSNANQYLIWLLLLKLLFKQGKNSPLKFHVKVNSSRDPETERYEVLSISMPSRSQKLFPA from the exons ATGGCAGCAGTCTTTGGATGGTACGGACCTCTAATTGATCTCTCCAAAGCGCCTTCCCATGTCGGCGACTACGTTCAGCTTCTCGTCTTTGTTCACAAATCCACCCCTGTTCAG TATAAATTgtcaaaaaagggagggagtggGAGCGGAGAGATGGTAAGGATGGACGTACAGGTGGGTGATGACACGCGTCGATATTTTCCTGTATCTATATGGCAAAAACAATTGGGGTCCAAGATTGTTGCTGGTGATATTATTTTTCTACAGA ATGTCAAGGTTGCAAGATTTAGAGATGTTATTGAAGTAAGAACTGATCATTGCTCATTAATTCAAAGCCTGGTTCGCTCAGATGAATTGCTTGTTTCTAAAG GTATAGATGAGGCAATGAAAGATTGTCGAATTGGAATAACAGCAAAGAACAAGCTTCACAAGGTTATAGAATGGTTGCAGCGAGCTGGACTTGCAAGTCATGATGTTGAATTGAACAGCGACCAA AGTAATAAGCAAATGTTTATAAATTGGAAAATGCATGAAGAGGTACAACACAAGGACTGTTTTTCTCTTATGCAATTAGAACATCTACCTGATGCTTCCAAGGCAACCTTCCATGCTTCAGTTGGAGAAATCTTTTTGCCGATCACCTGGAGACATATCCCAGAATCTGAAGTTGAAAAGATGTTTATCAGCAGGAGAATGTATATGTTGGGTGATAGAGATTTCATAGAGGATCTTCTTTGTAATGGCTGCCAGCTATGTGGTACCCCTTTGTCTTCTGAATTTGG GCCACCCATGAAGCAAAACAGCTTCCCACTTTATTGCCGGAAAAGCCAAAATGGTCTCCATGCTTTGAGCATGATATACAGACCTTTCTTG TTATATGTGTGGGACGACTCGCAATGCCTCCCACTTCTTGTGGCAAATAAGGCTGCTGAAATGTTGTTTGGGAAGATCCCAGCTGAGAAAGTTTACTGTGGTTATATAAGGGAAAAGCATAGACGAGATATCAGTGCAAATTTTGTTTATGGCCAGAATCTTTCCTGCGAAAGAACCGCCAATAATCTAAATGTAGCCAAGTCTGCTATTGGTAATCCTTCCTCTTCAAGCATAGACGGGAAAAGAAGACTGAAGGTGAagcaagttttttcaaatgCAAACCAATATTTGATTTGGTTACTGTTgctaaaattattatttaaacAAGGGAAAAACAGCCCTTTAAAATTTCATGTGAAAGTCAATTCAAGCAGAGACCCTGAGACTGAGAGGTACGAAGTGCTCTCTATATCCATGCCTTCCCGCAGCCAAAAACTCTTCCCTGCATAG